A single genomic interval of Anopheles marshallii chromosome 2, idAnoMarsDA_429_01, whole genome shotgun sequence harbors:
- the LOC128707007 gene encoding probable rRNA-processing protein EBP2 homolog, translated as MLLADQPVERVEPSKNGVHEKIRAEFADSSESESSFTDEDDSDEELRQAFLRNELKPGLNVIVQNERAPLYDTVKLKTSLEACTLKAPWLERLELVNDLAPLTPELAIQIEKHEQKRANQFKGNRKIPYVAPETDTVLNDFKREILFHRQAQAATIEGIRKLHELGIATKRPDDYFAEMAKTDEHMQRIRKVLLDKQEGIAKSERIRQLREQRRMGKLIQRQATEKRDEERRKMLGDIKKFRKGKLSNLDFLDDDDGPRGEFRKSGKEPGKGKNGKRAVSGKRKARDAKFGFGGRKKGKKQNTRESCMNDGPPRSKGGAGRRGVKGAGAKTRPGKSRRAQAKGGKGGGRKK; from the exons atgttgCTCGCAGATCAACCAGTGGAA CGCGTGGAACCTTCGAAGAATGGTGTACATGAAAAAATTAGGGCGGAATTTGCCGACAGTAGCGAAAGTGAATCAAGCTTCACAGATGAGGATGATTCCGATGAGGAG TTACGACAAGCGTTTCTTCGCAACGAATTGAAGCCCGGTTTGAACGTGATAGTGCAGAATGAACGCGCCCCGCTGTATGATACGGTCAAGCTAAAGACTTCGCTAGAAGCATGCACCCTGAAAGCGCCCTGGTTGGAGCGTCTGGAGCTGGTGAACGATTTGGCCCCGCTCACACCGGAGCTGGCAATACAGATCGAAAAGCACGAGCAAAAGCGTGCCAACCAGTTCAAGGGCAACCGCAAGATACCGTACGTCGCGCCGGAAACCGACACTGTGCTGAACGACTTCAAGCGGGAGATACTTTTTCACCGGCAGGCCCAGGCCGCCACCATCGAGGGCATCCGGAAGCTGCACGAGCTCGGCATCGCGACCAAGCGCCCGGATGACTACTTTGCCGAGATGGCCAAAACGGACGAGCACATGCAACGCATCCGGAAGGTGTTGCTCGACAAGCAGGAAGGTATTGCCAAGTCGGAGCGCATTCGGCAGCTGAGGGAGCAACGCCGCATGGGCAAGCTGATACAGCGCCAGGCGACGGAGAAGCGAGACgaagagcgaagaaaaatgctGGGCGATATTAAGAAGTTCCGCAAGGGTAAACTGTCCAATCTTGACTTCCTGGACGATGACGACGGACCGCGGGGTGAGTTCCGCAAGTCGGGAAAAGAACCGGGTAAGGGGAAAAATGGGAAGCGGGCTGTCAGTGGTAAGCGGAAGGCACGCGATGCAAAGTTTGGGTTCGGCGGACGGAAGAAGggcaagaagcaaaacaccCGCGAGTCGTGCATGAATGATGGTCCGCCCCGCAGCAAAGGTGGTGCGGGAAGGAGGGGAGTGAAAGGAGCGGGAGCGAAAACTCGGCCAGGAAAATCGCGCCGGGCACAGGCGAAGGGTGGTAAGGGCGGTGGTCGCAAGAAGTGA